A single genomic interval of Halomonas sp. GT harbors:
- a CDS encoding OmpA family protein, with protein sequence MLEDHRAGPRHDSLLTAYPEDESNSGWMISYIDIMTLLVALFVIIIAAANVTSPSLFQQKTADEYGYESSPAREIPLPDALAEARQQRTVLGVSPSSDTLSPFAISAALGVAGLPNARTAVVEVPPLLARIEEVSRDKEPLTANSRLPQLLLPTDERQSVSPLADYMVLLTDRPPINVQKVSDVAINSALALDERLSERVEASTYLPNLEGVEVSRVAEGISLRVQDRLLFPSADAQLTEGGSSLVGSLMDTIQRFEGEVWVEGHSDSQSINTPEFSSNWALSSARAIAIVEALEAAGVAPERLRAVGLAATQPLEDNDTVEGRARNRRVEVVIHVD encoded by the coding sequence ATGCTTGAAGACCACCGCGCTGGTCCGCGTCATGATTCATTGTTAACCGCTTATCCAGAAGATGAAAGTAATAGCGGTTGGATGATTAGCTATATTGACATTATGACGCTACTGGTAGCCCTGTTCGTTATTATTATTGCTGCGGCTAATGTGACAAGCCCATCGTTGTTTCAGCAAAAAACAGCCGATGAGTACGGCTATGAGTCGTCACCTGCTAGAGAAATACCCCTGCCGGATGCGCTTGCTGAAGCCCGTCAGCAACGCACGGTACTCGGCGTATCACCTAGCAGTGATACGCTCAGCCCGTTTGCGATTAGCGCTGCGTTGGGAGTGGCAGGGTTGCCTAACGCTCGCACTGCTGTTGTGGAGGTGCCTCCTTTATTGGCGCGAATTGAAGAAGTATCGAGAGATAAGGAGCCATTGACTGCCAATAGTAGGCTTCCGCAGTTACTACTGCCCACCGATGAGCGTCAGTCTGTTTCGCCGTTGGCGGATTACATGGTACTACTCACCGACCGTCCACCTATCAATGTACAAAAAGTGTCTGACGTGGCGATTAATAGCGCATTAGCACTTGATGAGAGATTGTCTGAGCGTGTGGAGGCTTCGACGTACCTCCCTAACCTGGAAGGCGTTGAAGTTTCGCGAGTCGCTGAAGGTATCAGCCTGCGTGTACAAGATCGGTTGCTATTTCCCTCTGCCGATGCTCAGTTGACAGAAGGTGGCTCATCGTTAGTAGGGTCATTGATGGATACCATCCAGCGCTTCGAGGGGGAAGTGTGGGTAGAGGGACACTCCGATAGCCAATCTATCAATACCCCAGAATTTTCGTCCAACTGGGCGCTTTCAAGTGCGCGTGCGATTGCGATCGTTGAGGCACTTGAAGCCGCAGGGGTTGCTCCGGAGCGTTTGCGAGCCGTTGGACTAGCCGCAACTCAGCCGCTAGAAGATAACGATACTGTCGAAGGGCGAGCGCGAAATCGTCGCGTTGAGGTGGTTATTC